The Chiroxiphia lanceolata isolate bChiLan1 chromosome 4, bChiLan1.pri, whole genome shotgun sequence genome includes the window aaatttttacttcttttttccccttttttttaaaaaaaaaaacaaacctaggGCCtctagatattttttttttcatttctcctaaTTCAAGTACTTTATTGTATTTCTGagtatttttactcttttttctgAATCCATTACTGTAAATATAATGACTGGAACTGATTTTAACACTCTTAGTGTCTCTTACTCCATTCTTTATCCATCCCGTTCCTATGTTTGCCATTCACTCCTTGTGGACTTTCAGGTCTTCCTTTAATGATGTCTTTGGATCGGTCTGTGTGCACTGCACATGAAGAATCAAGTATctaaattttctgaaatgtgtttctgCCAGCCCTTTAAACACCAAAACAAGTCTTAAGGGGaattcctccctctcctgcccagTGATATGGAGTGTATGTAATGTTCTCCTTGCTTTGTACATTGATGATCTCAGTTTTTTGAAGAAcccagaaaaagcaaatgtatttttttttaaatataaacatgaAATTACAATCTCATTTTgccttatttaaaataatgataaattGGACCTGTTTGTATCAAAACTTTTCTTATTAACTGTTCAGTGTTCAGGGTACATGGTGAATTACTAGCTAGGAAGACAGCAGAGATGTTACTTTGGCATCAAATCATTATTCACTTCTTTTTCACCTTGTACTAgatctggctgggatggagttgaAAAGCAACCTGTACAGTGATGTGTTTTGAATCTGTGGCTAAAACAAagttgataacacaccagtgtcTTGGTTGTTGCTGAACAGTGTTTGCACAATATCgaggttttcttttccccctctctctgcctttgccGCAGTGAATAGGCATGGGGTGGGCAATAGACTGAGAGGGCACACAGCTGGACCAGCTGATTACAACTGGTCAGGGGGATAGTCCATGTCACATGACGTCATGCTTAGCCAGGAAAACTggaagtaaaagaagaaagggagagtGGGGTTGCTTTCCAATGTGGCTGCTGCTTGGAGACTGGCTGGGCATTTTTCTGCTTGTGGAAGGTGGTGAGTGATTTCCCTTATGTCACTTCCCTGACTCTTGCCTTCTATTCAGCTACCTTTGTGCTGACCCATAAACTTTCTTGTACTTTTTCGCTACTTCACTCTTCTTCCTAGGCAGGAGGTTGTGTggctgcttggctgctggctaGGATCAACCCACTGCACATGGAAGACAGTCACACACCAACACTTGAAGCCTGGATTCTAGCAACATGGTATTTGTCACAGGTCTGAATAAAAGCTTGATTTTGGGGTGACAAACCTAGTTGGTTTTACTTTCCTACGTGAAGCTGTTTGAATTAGAAGAGTTTAGTAGGATTGCTAGCCTATTCTTTGAACTACCTCTATTCAATTTTTCTAGTGTCTTCTTGGACTGAGCAGCCCAGATCTCTGTTAAAGTGAAGGGTTCTTAAAATGCTGGACTGTGTTTCTTGTACTTCCCTGCCCTTTAAAGCATGTGGATTGTTTTTCATGTTGTCCCTTAAGATGAAGTTtacaatgttaaaaaaaaataagaaaattctCTGGATTTATAATACTTTTTTTGTGGTTAAGCATGTTGGTGGCATAAAGTGCTCTATATGTAGCTTTTGGTCAGTTCGTATGGAAGGCAGTTTCAGTGTCAATGGATAGCTGTTAAGAgccaaaaaaaggcaagtgcTGACCTAAAGTCACCCTTTGCTTTCAAATGAGATTTTAGTTCTTTCTTAAAGCTTATAGAAATGTGCAAAGCATCTTTGGTCTGGATATTGAGCTTATCAAGATCTGTTACCATCTTTCTCTTGAAGCAAAATAGTGGATCTCCTGAACACAGGCCTACCATCACACTTGTCTGTCAATGGGTTCATCTTAAAAGTGGTAGTAGCAGAGGAAGAATGTTCCATATGAACTACTGCacacatttgctttttctttcctttttagaaTCAGAATAATAGAGGCCATAATGTCACCCAGATTagaattgcttaaaaaaaaaattctccagaTCGTGATACAGCAGTCGTGTATactttcctccttcctgcaaGGCTGCCATTGACtactttttcacatttttcataaGTATTTTTACAACTGTCTCCCTTGCACTGAGATGAGGTTACTACAGTCCTAGAACTACCTATTAAGGAGTTTTAGTGTGCAGCCATTCATCTTCTAAAGAGTGAAAAGCTCATTATGTTGTCCCTAACcagttttctgtcttatttttgcagttgtttGAAGTTGCATTCAGTATACTTTTTGCGGAGTCCCATCTTTAGGGCAGCATTGCTATAGCAGTTAGGGATATTGGCAGATGGAGCACAGAAATATAGAATTActggatggtttgggttggaagggacattaaagatcatctagttccaacccacCTGCCGTGGGtaggggcaccttccactagaccaggttgctcagggttcCATCCAGTGTGGCCTCAAACACCTcgagggatggggcatccacaacttctgtgggcaacctgtcacagtaaagattttcttcttaatatctgatctaaatctaccctccttcagcttgaggccattctcccttgtcctgtcactacatacccttgtgaaaagtccctctccagccttcttgaGAGCCTacttcaggtactggaagggacTATAAGGactccccaaagccttctcttctccagctctctcagcctgccttcataggagaggtgttcctgCCCTGTGGTCAACTTGGAACGATTCCAGAGGAGAGCCACTAAAAGGCCCACATCTAgacagtactccaggtggggtctcacaagagcagagtagagggggataatcacctccctcagcctactggccacgctgcttttgatgcagcccaggatacagttgcTCTCTGGGCTGAGAGCGCATAAAACATGGGTAAAGCTGTTTGGATGAGATGCTGGCTTCTGTCAGGCCATTgaggagatcacagaatcatttaggctggaacAGACCTCCAAGAGTTCAACCagtaactcagcactgccaaaccGACCTtttctcctgagcctccttttctccaggctaaacacccccagttccctcagccactcctcataagacttgtgctccagaccctccactagctttgttgcccttctctggacatgctccaatACCTCAATGTCTTTTCAGTACCATAGGGTAATTTCTTCATTAACATAGGATTATTGTCATGGGAAGCTACTTAAGTGATCTCAGCATTGTGCTTTTGGAGTCTAAATCAGGTCTTGATCTCCGTAGATAGACTTGGTGGGGAACTGGATTTCAGAAGCAGAAGCCTTCTGTTGGATGTATTGAAAAGGCATATAGAATTAACCTCATGAAATAGATTATTTGTGAATGCAGGTCTGTGCAATGCCACATCTGTAATTAACTGTTAGAATAGGAAAGATGTTGAGTAGATTTTATTTGTTGGTGTTAgctttggattttattttatatatgtctCAAAAGCCTAATTtagttgtttattttccaaataacaGTGGTTTCATAGTCTTGCCAAAAACTTAAAGGCTGAGATCTTGTTCCTGTTAAATGTAGTAAAGAGACAGTCAGAGTGCTGGAACTTGTGGGGCCAAATATACTGCACATGTTCATGTGGTGGTTTACAGCGATATTGCTGTTCTCCTTCTGCCTTATGTTGCATTGTTTATTTTGCTTGATTGACATTCTGTATTATCAGGATGCAGTGAATTATTTATATGCTTGTCCACATATATAGAAGTGATTACACTGTGATATTAATAGAAGagaaagtaattaattttgcaGCCACAGATTGTTTTGACTTCATTACTTTGAGAACATGTGAATCATGAATCATATCTTCTTATGAATTGGCATTCAAGACTGTTTGGATCTGAAACATTGGCACTGATTAGAAAAGAACTTCCCTCTATATGTCAGGAATTTCTGTGCTAGCTTAAAAATccttgtatttaaaaacaaacaaatagttCTGTGTTTCTACTAACCATTGTAACCATGTTCTGTTTCCCTGCTGAGATTCACAAATGAGTGGCACTTGCACTGTTTCATAATATCTTGTCCTGAATCAAGGGCTGTACTTGAAGTCAAACTGCTGCTCAGTTCTGCTGCCAAGTATCTTTCTTATTAGGTTTCTAAATACGTTtcttaaatgtaaaatttttcttGACGTGGGGGAAGTAACACGAACTCTTTAGGTTTTGATACATAGCAGATAACTTATGTATTTATGAAATTTTTGAATAAGAGCAAATGTTAAAGGATTATTTGATTTGGTATTTTTTGCTTAGAGTTAATGGTGTATGTGCAGAATACAATCAGTGGTATATTAACAGTAGACTTGCACTCTGTAATTCAGCTGTAGTCTGCTAATAGTTCGCTTATTAGTTCATTGTATTTCAGTGATCACTGAATCCTAACTGACTTaatcttctgctttttattctttagtGCTGCAAGTTGATTGACTAAAATTAAGAACATGGGAATATAATACAGATGCAGTTGCTTGAACATCGTTTCTTCCAAAGCATATATTCTGCAGATTGGCAGCCTGaatgattgattgattgataAGCAGCATATACAAGACTAATACCAAGAAAAAATTTTAtctgttgctgctgtgtttgatgAAACTGGTGCAGCGTCACGTCTTCTGAAATGCAGttgaaaaaaatgagggaaataTTACCAAGATTGTACCCTGGCCAAGTTAATGATAGGAATAATTCCCTAACTACACCCCGAAAGCAATCTTCTGAGGATAAAACAAATCCATCAAATGGGGAGGATGACCAAAACTGTTGTTACCAAGGAACTGAGGCTGAGAACAATAAATTGTCACTGATAAGCTGTCTAAAATGcagaagtgttcagaaaatttCAGTGCAAGATATAGAGAAGCATAAGAAGATTGGGTGGACTGAAGACAAAAATTTCATCTGCAAGAAATGTAGTCATATTACACCACCAGCTTTCCATTTTGTTCCCACAGGTGCCAATGCTGCAGACTTTAAAGAACATGAAAGGAAAACCCCAAGTAAACCccagaaaacatttaaagtaaaaaattttctGCCAGGTAAATACTACTGTGATAAATGTAGATTTTCAACAAAGGATCCTTTACAGTATAAGAAACATGTAGGGCAACATGAAGAAATTAAGTTTCTTTGTTCCCACTGTAGTTATGTATCCTACACCAAAGGAGAATTCCAGAGACATTTGGTGAAACACACTGGAACTTTCCCATATCAGTGTGAGTACTGTGAATATGGTGCTGTTAGACATGACTATATAGTGAAACATACGAGAAGAGTACATGAAACACCCACAAAACGGCTGTCAAATACTCTCataaaacacaagcaaaagAAGCCGAGTCAAAGCACTTTatgtaaaaagcagaaatacaataaaattccttttcagaatGAATTTTCGAATTTGTCTTCAAATATGGTTTGTGAGATTCCAGGTAAAGCAACTAAAACAGTCTGTTCATCTCATAATGTAGAATGTAGTGTAAATGCAGCGTCAGTTCGGGATAAAACAGTGTCGGAGCCATCTGAAATGAGTGTATGTGAGAATCAAAGTGTGGAGGTTGAGGTTTATTCTCCAAAAACAGAGCCTTTACAGCCTGGGATGCCTTTAACAGTAATTGCGCCGTCTGAACTTGTAGTTCCTTCTAATTGTTTAGCTCAGATAGTAGAGATTAAAATAGTGAATGGAGCACAACAGCTGGTTCTTAAACTAATTCCTATGAAAGAAGCAACTTACAAACCTGTGAACTGTACTGAAGAGGAACTTGAGAGTCAAGGTATAGAACGAtctacagaaggaaaaaaaacatcatCTGTGTCTCAAAATGACTTACTAACCATGGAAGTGAATGTAGACAAATCATCCAGTGTTAGTAACCAGCTTAATTTGGATAGTACGTATGACAAGAATTCTGAATGTCTTTGTTCTCCTGATTCTCAACTCTCAACCTGTAGCTCTGTATCTATGCAGAGAGAAGATGCATCAAAATTATGCTTTCATTTGGTGAAAGGTGTTGATGTCCATTCAGGTGTTATAAAACTTTGTTCTCCATCTCTGGTAATGaacagtactgaaaaaaaaagtgatcttAAGTCCTCAAGGTGGGAAGTAgatggaaaaagtaatttccattGTGATTTGTATCGTTATGAAGAAGCTGAGGATATACACCTGCGAAAATACGCTTCTATTTCTGAAGATAAAGGTTCCAAGAACATTTCGTTAGAGGCTgctcaggagagcagaaatTATTCTGCAGTCCTAAAAGAAAAGTATACATTGCCTGTGAAGAGGGATGACAAAGAATGTAAGAGTCTGCCAGTCAGCTCTACAGAAGCACATTTAGCTGGTATGGGTTTTGATAAAAAATGTGTTACATCTTctgtggcaggaaaaaaaattcgCATCACTAAAACTCCACCTTTTGAGGATATAACTTTTGGCTTTAGCAAAGTAAAGAGAGCTGAAACCATAAGTCAAAAGAACAGTCGTCTTCTGGAATCACTAGAActacagaagatgaaaaataaaggcagtaCGTCTGAAGGACCTGTTatttcatctgtattttcccTTAGCTCTGGGGCTGAAAACGTTCCAGAGGATGTCAGATGGGTTGACAAAACACGCAGTAAGAAGTCAGCAACGTCGCTGTGTAGAAGGATTGCTCAGCTCATGTCTGAATCTAACATGAAGTCCCTGCCTTTGAGATGTCAAGCTTCTCGTAAGAAGGTGCTTTTGCCTCAAGAAAGTTCAGCAAGTTGTGAGAGAGTTGTATGTGCTACTGAAGTGGAACAGCCTGTAACTTTGTCTCAAGAGCATGGTGCAGACAGTGTGATTAGTAGCAAAGAACACAGTGAAGATCGGCTATTTACATTTGCAAGAACATCTAAAAACAGGGTGACTAAAAATTCCCATGTTGCTACTCCCGTATTTATCCCCAAAGGGACAATGCTGAGAGTGCTGAATGCTACTAGCAGTCAAAACTCAGGTGGAATAGAAAACAACGGTGAAACATCAGCTCCTTCTGTGTATTGCAATGAAATGTTTCTGCCTCGCCCTGTCCCTGTTAGTGTTTCTGAGACACTTAGTGATAATTTGCCCTGTTTGCCTAATCAGAGTGAACCAAATGCTGAGTCCCGAAGTATATCACTCAGGCAAAGACCAAAGCGAGAGGCAAGTGTTAAAAATAGTAGCAAACAAACTGGTgtaacatttcagaaaagcagtgatGTGAGCAAGCCAAGCAAGCCCTATTCAAAAAGTCAATTAAGTCCCaaaaataaggcaaaacaaGCAGGCTTCAGAGAACTTCctaagaggaaaacaagaacTCAGTTGGAAACCACTTCAAGTTCTGACATGTCATACCTGTTGACAGCAAGACGTCTTCGGCTTGTCCCTCTGAAAATTAATCAGTTGATAAAATGCCCTCGTCGTAACCAGCCAGTTGTGGTACTAAACCATCCTGATGTTGATTCACCAGAGATAATTAATGTCATGAAGACTATCAACAAGTATAAAGGTCAAGTCCTGAAAGTAGTTCTGTCAGAAAGGACAAGTAGTTGTCTTGGTGTCAAACGTTATCGAAAACGTCTTACTCTTCAGAATGTTGAGAtaggaaaccaaacaaaaaagcagagtatgctaaaaatgaagctgaaaaagaCCCATAAAAACAACTACCAGGTGGTGGAAACCTCACCACCTGAAACACTTCGGTGTCTTTTTAAGTGTTGGTTTTGTGGAAGAGTATATATGGACCAAGAAGAATGGATAAGTCACGGACAGAGGCACTTAATAGAGGCAACCAAGGGCTGGGATGTTCTTTCTCTTCAAGCAAAAAACCATTAAGTGAGAGACTAGCGGAGGTTTCCCCTCTTGTTTATGAGTGCCACTAACATGCTTGGGATGGAGGATTGAAATAACTGCTTTATTTTGCCAAAAGATCTCTGCTGTTAGCAAAGTGGAAGAAGAGAGCAGaattagagagagagagagagagagagagagagaagccaaTAGCAAGGATTAAGCACTGCTTTGCACTCATGCTTGAAATTTGTATTGGAGTTCAATTTCATCTGTTCCATGGgagaaatttgaaaaagatTTGCTATGCAAACATCTTTCTACTTACCCTAGGATACTGTGCTGTAACTGGTTTGTGCTAGGTCTCTGTGGATTAAAGTCTTAGATGGTGAGATCTTTGTAAATTTAATAGGATTTAGTTTGCTTTATTACAGCATGGTGTGTCAGAGATCGAGCACATGTATACTGAAAAGCACCTTTGGTCCTCTGTGGACAGCAAGTGTATACATAGGTTTTAGTGGCAAACTAAGCACTATCcataaaaagtaaaagttaAATGCAAGTGCTCTGTTTCAGTGGAGTAAAAACACTTCTGCTGACTTCAGAGGAGATACAAGGGTGTAAGTGAAAAATCTGTGGAATCAGTTACTCCCCACTAGGTCAGATAGCACTAATAAGTTTGATTTTGTTTAGTACTTAGTCTTTACTTAGCCTGTATTGTGTAGATGTGAAAGAACAGAGCAGTCAGGTTTGTGTACCATCAAGCCAGATATACAATCAGGCTTGAGTTGATAGGAACAAGAAGCACTTCTCTATATGGCCTGTAGGCTGTTCTGAAATAGTAATAGCCAAACATAAACCCTCTACCACCATGTGTGTGATAGAATATTTACAGAACTCAGCATTTGGTTAGAACTCTAGTTAGTGAGCTTATTTACAGAGGAACTTGCTGAAGATGAagacttttcaaaatgaaaagccaCGTTGCACAGTTGTATTTTGACAGTGTTGAATCAGATTTTCAGTGCAATCTTTCATCATTCTTAAGAATTTAGATGTtgttagaatatattttttggAAGCCTCAAATTCATACAAGCATGTGCCTAGTTACAGATTATGTCTAACATGTACCTGCTGACTTCAGTGCGGTGTGAACATTGCTCAGTTTCTTAAACAAATTTCTAAATCAGGGCCAAATTTCAAGTTTTAGTAAAGAAGAGGGATGAATGACACTGAAGTCTACTGTTTCTGGATGTGTACTATAGATGTTTCTCTTCATCCTGtcaattttaaatcattttagaATCATATAGAATGAAGTATATTGAAGCACATACTTACAATTAAAATAACTTCTTACAGTTTTAGGGATAAGAAAATCAATACTGACTCTAATGCTGGATGTGTGTTCTATGTTTGAACTGGGACTTCTCTTGAAAAACTGGTAGTCCCTGACTCTTTCCACTGTTGGTGCATTTTTGTAAACAGTTTAAgctgggaatatttttttatatactcCAGCAGATTATACATTGTTTTGATAAAGTATTTATCATATCTGCATTgaaatgtacatattttaaaactacatcTGACTgaggtttattttcaaaaccacTTATTGCTTTCCCATAATTTTGCAATACAGTGTTAAAATCCTTCAGACAGTTGGTGCTTTAAGTCAGATCTTTTTTGTCATGTACACATTGAAAATTTTTGTATCATTTGTATCAGACTAACCTATTCCACAGAACAAACTTCGTTTTGCCTGTTTTGTCAATAATAAGGAAATGACAGTTCTCATTTTGTATTCAAatggaattatatttttttagatGGGTGCactagagggtttttttttcacttcatatACTTTGATGCCAAACCTAACAGTGCTCTTTGCATTTTCAATAGTGAGAATAGTTTCCGTTTTAAAATTCTGGCATATCATATacaataaatactgaaatggttaacataaaaaaccccacaaacgTGGTTATGATTCCTCCTTTGTTTTAACTCCTTCAGTCCAGGTTACtgtttgaattaattttgtttctgtagaaGCTCCtaaataaatagttttgaaTTTGCTTTGTAAGAGTTGTCACTGGCGGAATTAAAACATTGCTTATGACAGTTGTactggggaggggtgggggaggtGTTGCTGCTCAACTTTAAAAATTCTGGGTGGATTAAGTATCCTAGTAATACTTGTCTTCGTCTGTAAGCAGGTTTACTGTTTACTTTAGTGAAAATCTGCAAAACTTGGTATGTCACTGCCATAACCTGCTATCTGAATTGTTGAGATGTGAGGATTTTATGGTTcttaatttagaaattttttttgttttgttttttaacatgGGAGTCTTTTGTAAGTTAAATTGTATTGTGGCTATGAAACGCTTAAAGCAGGTTACGTCATGCTTCTTTTTATAAGCTCTGCTAAACTCTACTTTTAGCAGCttctgttttgttaattttattcttattagAAAATGTTATGTCAGAGTAATTTCCTTTGAGTTTAACAGGTTCATCAGTTTGAGAGAAATAATTACAGTGAATGTTCTCTTGCATTTTGATGCAGCATcgagaaataaaaatgtttcaaaaaaataacaacctaAATTTTTTTAGAGCTGGTTTGTGCCACCTACTACATCATAAATTGGGTTGGAATGTTGTAGTTTTGGGCTTGAGtgtttttattctcatttctgtTCTTAAGGATAAAGTAACTGAAGttacttttttatatattccaATTACCTAGCCAAACTTTCTGAGTGTGCTTAGAAAGGAAGACTATGGATgctatgcagaaaaaaacctgaagtttgCCTTTCATATACATATGGAATTTAGTTAGGGCTTCCAAAACTCAGATTGTATGAATAAGTATTACGGTATTTTTTTGcgggaaaaaaatcacattctcaTGTTCTTTGATACACACTGGAGCATGTTTTCTTGCTGAGTTTGAAGCACATCTACTGTTCCTATTGATGATTTTTATCTCTATATTTGCACACAGTATGAATCCAAAGTGACTGTTTGCATAATTGTTCTACTTATGTAAGTGTTTGAAGGCTCAGGGATGGAATACAAGTATCTGCTACGCAAGTTAAAGAGTAAGTGTTAGCTGTAATTGTGTAAATTCTATTACTTAACCATCTTTATAACCTGCTCCAATACCTATGAGCAGCAGCTAACACTCACTGACTTCAGTGTTGGCTGAGCACAGCTTGTTGTTGAGCAAACATACGCACACCACATGAAATTGTTAGACAGTGAGAGCTCTGGCacatagaatattttttttatatgactGTGATATGCTTTATTAGTTTTTGCTAATAAAGTGGAGTTTCCATGACATTTAGGTGAGCAAGGGTGAGTTTGGTTTCCATGTTATGGTAGAAGGTGGAGTGCAAGATAAGCAAATTGGTCCCTTGTTGTCAGGATACCAGGAGTCGGTTTCAACACTTCTCTGTGAATTAATATGTTGACATACACTTTACCTGTATCCTCAAAGTTAGATTGCAACAATCAAAAAATGGAGTAGATCTGTAGAATGCCACATATTGTGGGGAGCTCCTCGCTCAAAAGGCTAATCTGATTTTTGAGACATTTAAATAACTGTTCCATTTACATCTGTACAAGTGAATCTGCGATGTTAAGGCAGAAAACATCTGCGTGACTTGAATGGATGTGTGAGGTAGCATTGTTCTCTGTGAGTTCCTGACTGGTCCTTTCCGTCAATGAGTTTTATGGGAACGTGTTTGTAGAATTCAATGATCTCTTCCACAGAATTAAATTtctgggggaggaaaaaaatagtaatcaGTGACTGAAAATACAATTGCTGTATGGTTTAATCTATAACATTAAAAGACTATTAATTGACAGTATTAAAAATAGGTAGTATTTTGCATAGAATTATGATTAGATGGAAGTGattataaaaggaaaagtacCATATTTTGATCCTCTTATTTCCTTTGTGTGTCTCTGTTTTGTGTAGGAGAAAGTAGCTGGCTGCTTAGGGTAAAAAGGGAGCATATCTAAGCCCTGATAATGCAGTATCACCTATAAAAGTTTGTGATGCCAGGTGTGATGACAGATGTTGAAATGACGAAATAACTAAAAATCATCACTAATTTTTGCTGGCAAAAGTTGCACTTAATTAGCAGTACATGATACTTTACTCTGCAAGTTTCGTTATTAAATGTaacctttttccccccattcaGTTTCTTGAGAAAGTTGCTATAAAAGTGTGGAACAAGGAGCATCCCAGCAGAGTAGTAGTCTTGTACTCAAAACAAAGACAACCTCCAAGCACATTCCTAAAGTGATAAAGGTGTGATTGAAGATTGCTGCCTTGAttaaacaggaacaaaaagcTATCCAAGGTGTCTATCCTTATCTGTCCTAGTGAAGGCATCTTAATCCTCCCAATCCACTGGTTAGCAGTCCTTCAGTTTAAATAGTTCTCTTCCCTATGTGTAACTTCTAAACTCTCATCACACCATGAAGCTCTCACCATAttactgtttttcctcttggtCTATTCTTTGGACTCATTGGTATTAAATCACTagaactgcacacagtaatGCAAACTTACTTTGACATTAATACTTATCATGTATTTATGTAACATTTACTGTGAGTGTGAACCTTCATTGTACACCTGGTGGTATCTTATCATAGCTTCTCTCATCCCCACCTGTTTCACACCTAGATTATAACAACAGAATCTGATTAAATATGTGATTTGGTGAAACTGTTTCTGTATTAAGATAAAAACCATTGTGctaatttttttagttttgttttgataatttttaCTTGTATGCATTTGTTCTACTTCGCTGTCTTGTCTTTGTTTATGTTCAAAGTCCCTGTTGCTACTGAAAATCCAGGCaaaaactgtggtttttttgtttgtatttcatACTATAACAGAGTAACCcttactttttttattctaaacaTTTTGTGAGCACCaattcttttcctgctttctaatgcttttttgttggttgggagGTTAAAAAGTCTTACTGTGATTGTTCACCTGCTTTGGAAATTTGACTAGGCTAATGTCACGTTATTCATTGCTGTACCTTTAAGCTGTAGTTCTTTGGtaatgaggaaaaatgtttcagatgttacttaggtatttttttctattttatttcatgctgtACTCTTATTTGaattaatgaattttaatatattaagcTCTGAGTCTCTTTATGTCTGCTAGAACATGAAGTTGACTTAGACACTATAGTGATGAGGTCTAGAATTTTATGTCCTCAGATCTTTTAATGAAACTCCTCCCTCACTTCATTAGGTGTAAAGACACCTAAAGACATAGAGATGAAGAAAATTCAGTACTTAATTTGTTTCCCTTCACTGTGTGAAGAAACTCAAGCAATCTCTACTGTCATAGGAATGTCTACCTGCTGGTCTCCAGACTGTTCTGAAGAGA containing:
- the ZNF518B gene encoding zinc finger protein 518B, coding for MQLKKMREILPRLYPGQVNDRNNSLTTPRKQSSEDKTNPSNGEDDQNCCYQGTEAENNKLSLISCLKCRSVQKISVQDIEKHKKIGWTEDKNFICKKCSHITPPAFHFVPTGANAADFKEHERKTPSKPQKTFKVKNFLPGKYYCDKCRFSTKDPLQYKKHVGQHEEIKFLCSHCSYVSYTKGEFQRHLVKHTGTFPYQCEYCEYGAVRHDYIVKHTRRVHETPTKRLSNTLIKHKQKKPSQSTLCKKQKYNKIPFQNEFSNLSSNMVCEIPGKATKTVCSSHNVECSVNAASVRDKTVSEPSEMSVCENQSVEVEVYSPKTEPLQPGMPLTVIAPSELVVPSNCLAQIVEIKIVNGAQQLVLKLIPMKEATYKPVNCTEEELESQGIERSTEGKKTSSVSQNDLLTMEVNVDKSSSVSNQLNLDSTYDKNSECLCSPDSQLSTCSSVSMQREDASKLCFHLVKGVDVHSGVIKLCSPSLVMNSTEKKSDLKSSRWEVDGKSNFHCDLYRYEEAEDIHLRKYASISEDKGSKNISLEAAQESRNYSAVLKEKYTLPVKRDDKECKSLPVSSTEAHLAGMGFDKKCVTSSVAGKKIRITKTPPFEDITFGFSKVKRAETISQKNSRLLESLELQKMKNKGSTSEGPVISSVFSLSSGAENVPEDVRWVDKTRSKKSATSLCRRIAQLMSESNMKSLPLRCQASRKKVLLPQESSASCERVVCATEVEQPVTLSQEHGADSVISSKEHSEDRLFTFARTSKNRVTKNSHVATPVFIPKGTMLRVLNATSSQNSGGIENNGETSAPSVYCNEMFLPRPVPVSVSETLSDNLPCLPNQSEPNAESRSISLRQRPKREASVKNSSKQTGVTFQKSSDVSKPSKPYSKSQLSPKNKAKQAGFRELPKRKTRTQLETTSSSDMSYLLTARRLRLVPLKINQLIKCPRRNQPVVVLNHPDVDSPEIINVMKTINKYKGQVLKVVLSERTSSCLGVKRYRKRLTLQNVEIGNQTKKQSMLKMKLKKTHKNNYQVVETSPPETLRCLFKCWFCGRVYMDQEEWISHGQRHLIEATKGWDVLSLQAKNH